The Collinsella aerofaciens genomic interval CGGAAACGGCATCGGGTCTAGCCTGATGCTCGCTGGCAAAGTCGAGGAGCTTTGCGAGGAGGAGGGCATCAAGGCCGACGTTGAGTCTATGGACCTGAACGGTGCTTCTTCCGCAAATCCGGATCTGTTCATCACCGTTAAGGAGCTCGCTCCCGAGCTTCACGGTAACGTCGTGATCGTTCGCAGCTACGTGAACAAGAAGAAGATCCGCGAAGACGCCCTCGAGGCAATCAAGGCGGCCGCCGCTAACGCCTAAAGCGGCACAAAAAGGGGCGGTTCCCTGTGGAAGAGGGAAACGCGCCCACGTTAAAAAGAAAGGAAGCCCAGATGCAAGTCATCCTTCCCATACTTGAGTTTATCCAATCGATTCTGACCAAGCCAGCATGGATTATGGGTCTGTTCGCTTTTGTGGGCCTTGTCGCGCTTAAGCGTCCCGCCCACAAGGTGATGACAGGCACCCTGAAGCCGATCCTTGGCTACATCATGCTGTCTGCCGGCGCCGCTGTTGTTCAGGAGAACCTTGCTCCGCTGGGTACCTTCATCGAGACCGGTTTCCACATCACCGGCGTCGTGCCCAACAACGAGGTTGTCGTTTCGATGGCTCAGAGCGTCCTCGGCGTTCAGACCATGATGATCCTGATTCTCGGCTACGTCGTGAACATTATCATTGCCCGCTTTACCAAGTTTAAGTACATCTTCCTGACGGGCCATCACAGCATGTTCATGGCTTGCCTGCTGTCTGCCGTTCTGCAGGCATCTGGCTTCCAGGATGTCCAGCTTGTCATCGTGGGCGGCATGTTCCTGGGCCTCGTGAGCGCTATGCTTCCCGCCGTTGGTCAGCGTTTCACCGAGAAGGTTACCGATGGCGATGAAATCGCCATGGGCCACTTCGGTTCACTCGCCTATTACATCTCCGCTGCAGTCGGTACGCTTTTTGCTAAGGACGCCGAGGAGAACAGCACCGAGAAGATCGAGGTTCCCGAGAAGTTCTCCTTCCTGCGCGACACCACCATCTCCACGGCTCTTACCATGGCCTTCTTCTACCTGGTTACCGCTTTCGCCGCTTACATCGCAGATCCTGCGGTCGTTACCAAGACCGCTGGCGGCGACAATGTAATCGTCTACGCCCTGACCTGTGCCCTGTCCTTCGCCGTCGGTGTCACTATCGTCTACAACGGCGTTCGTATGATCCTTGCCGACCTGGTCCCGGCTTTCCAGGGCATCTCCAACAAGCTGATCCCCGGCGCCATCCCCGCCGTCGACTGCGCCGTCTTCTTCCCCTATGCTCCCACCGCCGTCATCCTCGGCTTTGTTGCCTCCTTCATCGGTGGCGTGGTCGGTATGTTCATCGTGGGCGCTACCTTGGGCATCTTCATCATCCCGGGCATGGTTCCCCACTTCTTCTGCGGTGCTACCGCAGGCATCTACGGCAATGCTACCGGCGGTCGCAAGGGCGCAGCTCTTGGTGCTTTCGTCAACGGCCTGCTCATCACCTTTGCCCCGGCTCTGCTCCTGCCTGTTCTTGACGTCTTTGGCTTCAAGAACACTACGTTCGGCGACTTCGATTTCTCCGTCATTGGTATTACGCTTGGCCGCGCTGCCGAGGCCTTCGGTACCACCGGTGTCTACGCGATTCTCGCTGTCCTTCTGGTCGTCGCCTTCGTCCCCAACTTCATCCACACCAAGGGTGCTGTGATTAACCACGTTGAGGAAGAGTAATCCAGGCATACGTTAAGCCCTAATCGGGCGGAGCTCCGATAACCGGCTCCTACACGAAAAGGCGGCGTCATCTCTTGTGAGGTGCCGCCGCCTTTTTTCTTGAAGCGAGTGTGGATTCGATTGGTTTTGCTGTAAATAAGCGCCGTGAACGGAAATGGCGCAGCGCGCCGAAAAACCGTTTTGCCGCTGGAAAGTCTTTGATAAAAGTGGTAAAGATGCTAAACCGTTTACCGATAAAGCTTAAAAGCTGCAGCTCAAACCTAGGTAAGCATGGCTAAAGTGTTTACCAGCTCAATGGCCTTATGCAAACGAAAGGAATCAGGCAGATGGCAATCAAGGTGTTCGCTGACGGTGCAAACCTCGAGGGCATGCTCGACATGTACGAGAACGGCAACGTTCAGGGTTTCACGACCAACCCGTCCCTTATGAAGAAGGGCGGCGTGACGGATTACCGCGCGTTTGCCAAGGAGGTCCTGGCACACATCACCGATGTGTCCGTGTCGTTTGAGGTCTTTGCCGACGACATCGAGACCATGGAGGTCGAGGCGCGCGAGATCGCTACCTGGGCCGAGAACGTCTACGTCAAGATTCCGTGCGTGACCACCAAGGGTGAGTCCACCGCCGAGCTGGTCCGCAAGCTTTCCGCCGACGGCATCAAAGTCAACGTCACCACCATCTTTACGCCCGAGCAGGTCGACGAGATGGTCGAGGCTGTTGACGCCGAGACGCCGTCCATCATTTCGCTCTTTGCCGGCCGTATCGCCGATACCGGCGTCGATCCCATTCCGTTTATGACGGAGTCGGTCGAGAAGGCCGCCGCCAAGCCCAACTGCGAGGTCCTGTGGGCGTCCACGCGCGAGCTCATCAACATTTACCAGGCCGAGGCCTGCGGTTGCCAGATCATTACAGTGCCCAACAGCATCCTGGCCAAGCGCAAGAACATCGGTCGCGACCCGTACGAGGTCTCGCTCGACACCGTGCGCGGCTTTGCCAAGGATATCGCGGCGCTCGGTTTCCATATCCTGCCGTAAGCAAGGGTACCCCCGCCTGCGACGTGCAAAATTGAGAGTATTCAGCAAGGTAAAGGCTTTTACCAGCTAGATAAAGCACGGAACAGCCCCCGTTTTGGCTCTGACGACGCTAAAACGGGGGCTGTTTGTGACTTTATTGCCTCTGAGGGGCATCCGGAACGGCGGAATTTGCAGAATACTCGCGATTCTGCACGTCGCGAGAGGGGGGACCCTTGCTTTAGGCGGTTTACTTCCCCTGCACCATGGTGAGCGAGATCTTCTTGCGGTCGCGATCGACTTTTTCGACCCACACCTTCACCGTGTCGCCGACGCGCACGACATCACTCGGGTGCTTAACGAAGCGGTTGGCCAGCTTGGAGATGTGCACGAGGCCGTCCTGGTGCACACCCACGTCGACGAAGGCGCCAAAGTCGACGACGTTGCGCACCGTGCCCTTGAGTTCCATGCCGGGCTCCAGGTCGTCGATGGAAAGCGCCGAGCGGCTAAAGACTACCTCGGGCGCGTCGTCGCGCGGGTCGCGGCCGGGCTTTTTGAGTTCGTTAACGATGTCGATGAGCGTGAGGGTGCCGCAGTCTAGGTCGCTTGCCAGCGCCGAGATGCTGCCCAGGCGGCGCTCGATATCGGGTACGCCGCCACGGCTGAGTTCGCTGGCGGCAACGCCGGCGCGCTCCAGGACGGCCGTGGCCACCTCGTAGCTTTCGGGGTGGACGCTCGTCGCGTCGAGCGGGTTCTTACCGCCGCTGATGCGCAGGAAGCCCGCGGCGTTGAGGTATGCCTTGGGCCCCAACTTGGGGACCTTTTTGAGCTGGCGGCGATCGGTAAAGGCGCCGTTTTCCTCGCGGTACGCCACGATGTTCTTGGCCACGCTCGGCGTGATGCCCGATACGTATCCCAGCAGGCTCGCGCTCGCGGTATTTACGTCGACGCCCACGCGGTTGACGACGTCTTCCACCACGTGACCCAGCGTGCGCGAAAGCTCGGCCTGGTCAAGGTCGTGCTGGTATTGGCCCACGCCGATAGACTGGGGCGGGATCTTGACGAGCTCTGCCAGCGGGTCCTGCAGGCGGCGGCCCAGGCTCATGGCACCGCGCACGGTGACGTCCAGGTCGGGATACTCCTGGCTTGCGAGCTCGGAAGCGGAGTACACCGACGCGCCGGCCTCGTTGACGATGGTGTATCGCAGTCCGGGTGCCTGCTCGGCAATGAACTCCGAGACGACTTCCTCGGTCTCGCGGCTGGCGGTGCCGTTGCCGATGACGATGGTGTTGACGCCGTCCTTCTTGACGAGGCGGGCGAGCTCGCGCTTGGTGCCGACGACGTCGTGGCGCGGCTTGGTGGGGTAGACCACGCCGTGGTCGAGCAGCTTGCCGGTCTCGTCCATGACGGCGACCTTGCAGCCGGTGCGGTAGCCCGGGTCGAGCGCGAGCACGCGGGCGCCGCGGACGGGACGGGCCGAGAGCAGGCCCTCGAGATTCTTGGCAAAGACGTTGATGGCCTCGGTCTGGGCGCGGACGGTGAGCTTGGCACGGGCCTCGCGCTCCAGCGAGGGGGCCATGAGGCGCTTGTAACCATCAGCGATGGCGGCATCGAAGATGGGAGCAAACACGCCCTGGCGGCGGGGCCAGCGGCTGCCGAGGCGTGCCGTGGCAGCGGCGCCGTCGACGTTCACGCGCACGCGGAGCTTGCCCTCGCGCTCGCCGCGGTCGATAGCCAGCACGCGGTGGTTGGGGATGCGGCGCAGCGGCTCGTCAAAGTTGTAGTAGGGCTCGTAGGGAGTCTTCTCGGCGGGGTCGGTGGCCTCGACGACGATATCGGCGGTGTTTTGCGTAAAGGCGCGCAGGTCGGCGACGTTCTCGGGGTCCTCGGCCACCGTCTCGGCCACGATGTCGGCGGCGCCGGCGAGTGCCTTCTCGGGCGTGTCGAAGCCGGCGTCCTCGTTGACGTAGGCCGCGGCGGCGTCGAGCGCGCTGCCCTTGGCGGATGCCTGCATGATGATCATGTTGGCGAGCGGCTCCAGGCCGGCCTCGCGGGCCTTCTGCGCGCGGGTCATGCGCTTTTTGCGGTAGGGCTTGTAGAGGTCCTCGA includes:
- a CDS encoding PTS sugar transporter subunit IIB → MHIITVCGNGIGSSLMLAGKVEELCEEEGIKADVESMDLNGASSANPDLFITVKELAPELHGNVVIVRSYVNKKKIREDALEAIKAAAANA
- a CDS encoding PTS ascorbate transporter subunit IIC; its protein translation is MQVILPILEFIQSILTKPAWIMGLFAFVGLVALKRPAHKVMTGTLKPILGYIMLSAGAAVVQENLAPLGTFIETGFHITGVVPNNEVVVSMAQSVLGVQTMMILILGYVVNIIIARFTKFKYIFLTGHHSMFMACLLSAVLQASGFQDVQLVIVGGMFLGLVSAMLPAVGQRFTEKVTDGDEIAMGHFGSLAYYISAAVGTLFAKDAEENSTEKIEVPEKFSFLRDTTISTALTMAFFYLVTAFAAYIADPAVVTKTAGGDNVIVYALTCALSFAVGVTIVYNGVRMILADLVPAFQGISNKLIPGAIPAVDCAVFFPYAPTAVILGFVASFIGGVVGMFIVGATLGIFIIPGMVPHFFCGATAGIYGNATGGRKGAALGAFVNGLLITFAPALLLPVLDVFGFKNTTFGDFDFSVIGITLGRAAEAFGTTGVYAILAVLLVVAFVPNFIHTKGAVINHVEEE
- a CDS encoding transaldolase, whose product is MAIKVFADGANLEGMLDMYENGNVQGFTTNPSLMKKGGVTDYRAFAKEVLAHITDVSVSFEVFADDIETMEVEAREIATWAENVYVKIPCVTTKGESTAELVRKLSADGIKVNVTTIFTPEQVDEMVEAVDAETPSIISLFAGRIADTGVDPIPFMTESVEKAAAKPNCEVLWASTRELINIYQAEACGCQIITVPNSILAKRKNIGRDPYEVSLDTVRGFAKDIAALGFHILP
- a CDS encoding Tex family protein; the encoded protein is MDLIAQLARELNLKAANVEAAVKLIDEGNTIPFISRYRKEATGGMDDVALRALDERLSYLRNLEQRKEDVILLIDAQGKLTPELEQQIREATQLQRVEDLYKPYRKKRMTRAQKAREAGLEPLANMIIMQASAKGSALDAAAAYVNEDAGFDTPEKALAGAADIVAETVAEDPENVADLRAFTQNTADIVVEATDPAEKTPYEPYYNFDEPLRRIPNHRVLAIDRGEREGKLRVRVNVDGAAATARLGSRWPRRQGVFAPIFDAAIADGYKRLMAPSLEREARAKLTVRAQTEAINVFAKNLEGLLSARPVRGARVLALDPGYRTGCKVAVMDETGKLLDHGVVYPTKPRHDVVGTKRELARLVKKDGVNTIVIGNGTASRETEEVVSEFIAEQAPGLRYTIVNEAGASVYSASELASQEYPDLDVTVRGAMSLGRRLQDPLAELVKIPPQSIGVGQYQHDLDQAELSRTLGHVVEDVVNRVGVDVNTASASLLGYVSGITPSVAKNIVAYREENGAFTDRRQLKKVPKLGPKAYLNAAGFLRISGGKNPLDATSVHPESYEVATAVLERAGVAASELSRGGVPDIERRLGSISALASDLDCGTLTLIDIVNELKKPGRDPRDDAPEVVFSRSALSIDDLEPGMELKGTVRNVVDFGAFVDVGVHQDGLVHISKLANRFVKHPSDVVRVGDTVKVWVEKVDRDRKKISLTMVQGK